The Sphingobium sp. JS3065 genome includes a region encoding these proteins:
- a CDS encoding DUF721 domain-containing protein, protein MTERPETPKKMATPKTKSRKEQAQDRPRIGAPRRIADLMPAIGAAAFRKFGFVQSSIVTRWAEIVGAHYAGISEPESIRFPAGKKAGGTLQLTVMSGHAPMIQHVLPDIIDRVNRFFGYAAVAKVAMRQGMVQPRQPERRPPPRNLKPIPVELGDSLRDIGDPELRAVLESLAQGLANSGGLPKIG, encoded by the coding sequence ATGACGGAACGCCCAGAAACCCCTAAAAAAATGGCGACCCCAAAAACGAAAAGCCGCAAGGAGCAGGCTCAGGACCGCCCGCGCATCGGCGCGCCGCGCCGGATCGCGGACCTGATGCCCGCCATCGGCGCCGCCGCCTTCCGCAAATTCGGCTTCGTCCAGTCCAGCATCGTCACTCGCTGGGCGGAGATTGTGGGTGCCCATTATGCCGGGATCAGCGAACCCGAATCGATCCGTTTCCCGGCGGGCAAGAAGGCAGGCGGCACGCTGCAACTGACCGTCATGAGCGGCCATGCGCCGATGATCCAGCATGTGCTGCCCGACATTATCGACCGGGTGAACCGCTTCTTCGGCTATGCCGCCGTCGCCAAGGTCGCGATGAGGCAGGGCATGGTTCAGCCCCGGCAGCCGGAACGCCGCCCCCCACCGCGCAACCTGAAGCCCATTCCGGTCGAACTGGGCGATTCCCTGCGCGACATTGGCGACCCCGAACTGCGGGCGGTGCTGGAATCGCTGGCGCAGGGGCTGGCGAATAGCGGGGGTTTGCCCAAGATCGGCTAG
- a CDS encoding thioredoxin domain-containing protein: MTKFRLAFLSLLAVPAGLIAAPAANWVSRVALSPIGGHVLGNPAAPTKLVEYVSYTCSHCAHFVAEASAPLRADYVKGGKLSVEVRNAVRDKYDLAAALLARCGGPGRFFGNHEALFANQGAWMEKLIAYEKDAAKPADQNAALRDIGQKTGLYALMAKRGFKPAQLDACINDPASMKQILAMTDEAWNKVRIGGTPSFTVNGTLVQGSDWTRLQAALP, translated from the coding sequence ATGACGAAATTTCGCCTGGCTTTCCTCTCCCTGCTCGCCGTTCCGGCGGGCCTTATCGCAGCCCCCGCCGCCAATTGGGTGAGCCGGGTCGCCCTGTCCCCGATCGGGGGTCATGTGCTGGGCAATCCCGCCGCGCCGACCAAGCTGGTCGAATATGTGAGCTACACCTGCTCCCACTGCGCCCATTTCGTGGCGGAGGCCAGCGCCCCCCTGCGCGCCGATTATGTGAAGGGCGGCAAGCTCAGCGTAGAGGTGCGCAATGCGGTGCGCGACAAATATGACCTGGCCGCCGCCCTGCTTGCCCGTTGCGGCGGCCCTGGTCGCTTCTTCGGCAATCATGAGGCCCTGTTCGCCAACCAGGGCGCATGGATGGAAAAGCTGATCGCCTATGAAAAGGACGCGGCCAAGCCGGCCGATCAGAACGCCGCCCTGCGCGACATCGGGCAGAAGACCGGCCTTTATGCCCTGATGGCGAAACGCGGCTTCAAGCCCGCGCAGTTGGACGCCTGCATCAACGATCCCGCCTCCATGAAGCAGATCCTGGCCATGACCGACGAAGCGTGGAACAAGGTGCGGATTGGCGGCACGCCTTCCTTCACGGTGAACGGCACGCTGGTCCAGGGGTCTGACTGGACGCGGTTGCAGGCGGCATTGCCCTGA
- a CDS encoding thioredoxin domain-containing protein codes for MKALSGLALIALCLTVAACGKKDAGGTTSAEPVAAVAAPAGTTWSETVATTPEGHFIMGNPNAKVKLIEYGSYTCSHCRDFAAESAEEIKQIVDSGKMSFEFRNYVRDPIDISTALLARCGGKDIFYPLSDQFFANQNAMFEKAQALGDEKYKALMSAPPAERFGQLAQAIGLVDFAKQRGIAEDQAKQCLADTAAAEKLAKGVEEANAQYKIEGTPSFILNGVMVENTAAWPALRTKLKEAGL; via the coding sequence GTGAAAGCCCTTTCCGGACTTGCCCTCATCGCCCTTTGCCTGACCGTCGCCGCCTGCGGCAAGAAGGATGCGGGGGGCACCACTTCAGCCGAACCGGTCGCCGCCGTTGCCGCGCCTGCGGGCACGACATGGTCCGAAACCGTCGCCACCACGCCCGAGGGCCATTTCATCATGGGCAACCCCAATGCGAAGGTGAAGCTGATCGAATATGGTTCCTACACCTGTTCGCACTGCCGCGATTTCGCCGCTGAATCGGCCGAGGAGATCAAGCAGATCGTCGACAGCGGCAAGATGAGCTTCGAATTCCGCAACTATGTGCGCGATCCCATCGACATTTCGACCGCGCTGCTAGCGCGCTGCGGCGGCAAGGACATATTCTATCCCCTGTCCGACCAGTTCTTCGCCAACCAGAACGCGATGTTCGAAAAGGCGCAGGCGCTGGGCGACGAGAAATACAAGGCGCTGATGAGCGCCCCCCCGGCCGAGCGTTTCGGCCAGCTTGCCCAGGCGATCGGCCTGGTCGACTTCGCCAAGCAGCGCGGCATAGCGGAAGATCAGGCAAAACAGTGCCTGGCCGACACCGCCGCCGCCGAAAAGCTGGCCAAGGGCGTGGAAGAGGCGAACGCCCAATATAAGATCGAGGGCACGCCGAGCTTCATCCTGAACGGCGTGATGGTGGAGAATACCGCCGCCTGGCCGGCGCTGCGCACCAAGCTCAAGGAAGCGGGACTCTAA
- the smc gene encoding chromosome segregation protein SMC translates to MQIKRLKLSGFKSFVDPTELRIEPGLTGIVGPNGCGKSNLLEAIRWVMGESSAKSMRGGGMEDVIFAGTATRPQRDFAEVSLMTVQEQGELFNAVEVAADGELEVTRRIERGAGSAYRANGRDVRAKDIALIFADAATGPHSPALVSQGRIAAVIAARPQERRAMLEEAAGISGLHVRRKDAEQKLRAAEANLMRLDEILSDMEARANSLRRQAKAAERYIRLSEQIRIAEGRVIFARWREAAASADAARAEAKQAETAVAAAQEAQQAAAVHANAAVEALAQKRAAAQAARDAASEAGHRLTALRTERDGVVRRLHDLAQQADRLEEDRDREGTLANDAAEAIARLTDEIAALKARITETEAMRPDFAGRIARADDAARDAELDLAKAMAKQAGEQAELRVAEAALAAARSRLDRAAREAQRLESEAAALPDAAPLEAKRAEALAAQQQASADRDSAEAAIRTAEASRAQAAEQRATAETALSSARATLAALDSEAAALKRAVENGTGNRSRALDRLKAAPGYERALAAALGDDLEAPIAAEGKRRWAGATALDSDPALPAGCTALSTHVTAPPELARRLAQVAVAESDENQPLAVGQRLVTRDGQLRRWDGYVAAEGGAAAAERLIRLNRLDAIAAARPAAEAEVETARTAQDAAAARERDAAQTLATGRTQLGNSDQRLRTALRAADEAAAALERLTDRREAIEERLAEARADLASAQAEHDKAQTARTAMPDGEETRTLVTTLQQASEKARLAVSQLQADQALADRALASDRERMAAADAEARGWRARAGEAAKRIAAMVERNDAIARERAEIADQPDQLAATIATLSEQGDALTQAADAARREESEAEAALRTAEQRAAQAGETLAGCREARATAVARAEAADEKRVETNRLSGERFECPPPVLPEKLGFASADIRIAQSEQAEHDRLAAERERIGPVNLVAAQELEELETTQANSRAESEELSQAINRLRGSIGSLNREGRQRLLAAFEAVDGHFRRLFTTLFNGGQAHLELIDSDDPLEAGLEIMAQPPGKKLAALTLLSGGEQALTAVALIFGLFLTNPAPICVLDEVDAPLDDANVERFCDLLDAMVGQTDTRYLIVSHNAVTMARMHRLFGVTMVEQGVSRLVSVNLGGAEALLAAE, encoded by the coding sequence ATGCAGATAAAGCGTCTCAAACTTTCCGGCTTCAAGAGCTTCGTCGACCCGACGGAGTTGCGCATCGAACCCGGCCTGACCGGCATTGTCGGTCCCAATGGCTGCGGCAAGTCGAACCTGCTGGAAGCGATCCGTTGGGTCATGGGCGAATCCAGCGCCAAGTCGATGCGCGGCGGCGGCATGGAGGATGTGATCTTCGCGGGCACCGCCACCCGCCCCCAGCGGGATTTTGCCGAAGTCTCGCTGATGACCGTGCAGGAACAGGGCGAACTGTTCAACGCGGTAGAAGTCGCCGCCGACGGCGAACTGGAAGTCACCCGCCGCATCGAACGCGGCGCGGGCAGCGCCTATCGCGCCAATGGCCGCGACGTCCGGGCCAAGGACATCGCGCTGATCTTCGCCGACGCCGCCACCGGGCCGCACAGCCCGGCTCTGGTCAGCCAGGGCCGCATCGCCGCCGTCATCGCCGCCCGCCCGCAGGAACGCCGCGCCATGCTGGAGGAAGCGGCGGGCATTTCCGGCCTCCACGTCCGCCGCAAGGATGCCGAGCAGAAGCTGCGCGCCGCCGAAGCCAATCTCATGCGGCTGGACGAAATCCTTTCCGACATGGAGGCGCGCGCCAACAGCCTGCGCCGTCAGGCCAAGGCGGCGGAACGCTATATCCGCCTGTCCGAACAGATCCGCATTGCCGAGGGCCGCGTGATCTTCGCCCGCTGGCGCGAAGCTGCCGCGTCCGCCGACGCCGCCCGTGCCGAGGCGAAACAGGCCGAAACCGCCGTCGCCGCCGCGCAGGAAGCCCAGCAGGCCGCCGCCGTCCACGCCAATGCCGCCGTCGAAGCGCTGGCGCAAAAACGCGCCGCCGCCCAGGCTGCCCGCGACGCGGCCAGCGAGGCAGGACACAGGCTCACGGCGCTGCGCACCGAACGCGACGGCGTGGTTCGCCGCCTCCACGACCTGGCCCAGCAGGCGGACCGGCTGGAGGAAGACCGGGACCGCGAAGGCACGCTGGCCAATGACGCGGCGGAGGCGATCGCCCGCCTCACCGACGAAATCGCCGCGCTCAAGGCCCGCATCACCGAAACCGAAGCGATGCGCCCCGATTTCGCCGGCCGCATCGCCCGCGCCGACGATGCCGCCCGCGACGCCGAACTCGACCTTGCCAAGGCGATGGCGAAACAGGCGGGCGAGCAGGCCGAGCTGCGCGTGGCGGAGGCCGCTCTCGCCGCCGCCCGCAGCCGCCTCGACCGCGCTGCCCGCGAGGCGCAAAGGCTCGAATCCGAAGCCGCCGCCCTGCCCGACGCCGCCCCGCTGGAGGCCAAACGCGCCGAAGCCCTTGCTGCCCAGCAACAGGCCAGCGCCGACCGCGATTCTGCCGAAGCCGCGATCCGCACCGCCGAAGCCAGCCGCGCGCAAGCCGCCGAGCAGCGCGCCACCGCCGAAACCGCACTCTCTTCCGCCCGCGCCACCCTCGCCGCGCTGGACAGCGAAGCCGCTGCCCTGAAACGCGCGGTGGAAAATGGCACCGGCAACCGCAGCCGCGCACTCGACCGGTTGAAGGCCGCCCCCGGCTATGAACGCGCCCTTGCCGCCGCGCTGGGCGACGATCTGGAGGCCCCTATCGCCGCCGAGGGCAAACGCCGCTGGGCAGGCGCAACGGCACTCGACAGCGACCCCGCTCTGCCCGCGGGCTGCACGGCGCTGTCCACCCACGTCACCGCCCCGCCCGAACTGGCCCGCCGCCTTGCCCAGGTCGCGGTGGCGGAGAGCGACGAAAACCAGCCCCTGGCCGTCGGCCAGCGCCTCGTCACCAGGGATGGCCAGCTTCGCCGCTGGGACGGCTATGTCGCGGCGGAAGGGGGCGCGGCCGCCGCCGAACGCCTGATCCGCCTCAACCGCCTGGACGCCATCGCCGCCGCTCGCCCCGCCGCCGAGGCCGAAGTCGAGACCGCCCGCACAGCGCAGGACGCTGCCGCCGCCCGCGAGCGCGACGCCGCCCAGACGCTCGCCACCGGCCGCACGCAACTTGGCAATTCGGACCAGCGCCTGCGCACCGCCCTGCGCGCCGCCGACGAAGCCGCCGCCGCGCTGGAACGCCTGACCGACCGCCGCGAGGCGATTGAAGAACGCCTCGCCGAAGCCCGCGCCGACCTTGCCTCCGCACAGGCCGAACATGACAAGGCGCAAACCGCCCGCACGGCCATGCCCGATGGCGAGGAAACCCGCACCCTCGTCACCACGCTGCAACAGGCCAGCGAAAAGGCCCGCCTTGCCGTCAGCCAGCTTCAGGCCGATCAGGCGCTGGCCGACCGCGCGCTCGCCAGCGACCGCGAACGCATGGCCGCCGCGGACGCCGAAGCCAGGGGCTGGCGCGCCCGCGCAGGGGAAGCCGCCAAGCGCATCGCCGCCATGGTCGAACGCAACGACGCCATCGCCCGGGAACGCGCCGAAATCGCGGACCAGCCCGACCAGCTTGCCGCCACCATCGCCACGCTCAGCGAACAGGGCGATGCGCTGACCCAAGCCGCCGACGCCGCCCGCCGCGAGGAAAGCGAGGCCGAAGCCGCCCTGCGCACCGCCGAACAGCGCGCCGCTCAGGCTGGCGAAACCCTCGCCGGATGCCGGGAGGCCCGCGCCACCGCCGTCGCCCGCGCCGAAGCCGCCGACGAAAAGCGCGTCGAAACCAACCGCCTCTCGGGCGAACGCTTCGAATGCCCGCCCCCGGTCCTGCCGGAAAAACTGGGCTTCGCCAGCGCCGACATCCGCATCGCCCAGTCCGAACAGGCCGAGCATGACCGCCTGGCAGCGGAGCGCGAGCGCATCGGCCCGGTCAACCTGGTCGCCGCGCAGGAACTGGAGGAACTGGAAACCACCCAGGCCAACAGCCGCGCCGAAAGCGAGGAGTTGAGCCAGGCGATCAACCGCCTGCGCGGTTCCATCGGCAGCCTCAACCGCGAAGGCCGCCAGCGCCTGCTCGCCGCGTTCGAGGCGGTGGACGGCCATTTCCGCCGCCTGTTCACCACCCTGTTCAACGGCGGCCAGGCGCATCTGGAACTGATCGATAGCGACGATCCGCTGGAGGCGGGCCTGGAGATCATGGCCCAGCCGCCGGGCAAGAAGCTCGCCGCCCTGACGCTGCTTTCAGGGGGCGAACAGGCGCTGACCGCCGTGGCGCTGATCTTCGGGCTGTTCCTGACGAATCCCGCGCCGATCTGCGTGCTGGACGAGGTCGACGCCCCGCTGGACGACGCCAATGTCGAACGCTTCTGCGACCTGCTCGACGCGATGGTGGGACAGACCGACACCCGTTACCTGATCGTCAGCCACAATGCCGTGACCATGGCCCGCATGCACCGCCTGTTCGGCGTGACGATGGTGGAGCAGGGGGTGAGCCGCCTCGTCTCCGTCAACCTGGGCGGCGCGGAGGCGCTTCTGGCCGCCGAATGA
- a CDS encoding phospholipase D-like domain-containing protein produces the protein MSGPREGEDCWRIERALKASVIVDADAYFQHARAAMMKAKKRIMLVGWDFDAAISLIREDEAADGAPVVIGDFISWLVERTPELEIYLLRWDVGAMKSMVRPSNLFTTVRWMAHSRITVKLDSHHPTAASHHQKIVVIDDCFAFCGGIDMTRDRWDTRHHRDDDPGRRHPDGSAYGPWHDATTALQGPVAAALGEHARNRWKGAGGGALEPVGRVDDCWPDALPVQFEDVDVAISRSAPEMEDQEPLVEIERLFVNQIASARRYIYAESQYFASRRIAEAIAARLGEEDGPQIVIVNPEQADGWLEQQAMDTARARLFEALKARDAHGRLRLYHPFTARGAPIYVHAKILIVDDRVLRVGSSNMNNRSMRLDTECDVTIDAALAANAGREDMIRAIRDDLVAEHLDLPVERVAAVIAERGLIGAIDQLREKAGRTLRPYVTPDLNDVQAWLADNEALDPEGPGEMLEPVAERGLFRRMRGWMDRD, from the coding sequence ATGAGCGGCCCGCGCGAGGGCGAGGATTGCTGGCGTATCGAGCGCGCCCTGAAGGCGAGCGTGATCGTCGATGCGGATGCCTATTTCCAACATGCCCGCGCCGCGATGATGAAGGCGAAGAAGCGGATCATGCTGGTCGGCTGGGACTTCGACGCCGCGATCAGCCTGATCCGGGAGGATGAGGCGGCCGATGGCGCGCCGGTGGTGATCGGCGACTTCATAAGCTGGCTGGTGGAACGGACGCCGGAGCTGGAAATCTATCTGCTGCGCTGGGACGTGGGGGCGATGAAATCGATGGTGCGGCCATCGAACCTGTTCACCACGGTCCGCTGGATGGCCCATTCGCGCATCACGGTAAAGCTGGACAGCCATCATCCCACGGCCGCCTCCCACCATCAGAAGATCGTGGTGATCGACGATTGCTTCGCCTTTTGCGGCGGGATCGACATGACGAGGGATCGTTGGGACACCCGGCATCATCGCGATGACGATCCGGGGCGGCGGCATCCGGACGGGTCGGCCTATGGGCCGTGGCACGATGCGACGACGGCCTTGCAGGGGCCGGTCGCGGCGGCCCTGGGCGAACATGCCCGGAACCGGTGGAAGGGGGCTGGCGGAGGGGCGCTGGAGCCGGTCGGGCGCGTGGACGATTGCTGGCCCGACGCGCTGCCGGTGCAGTTCGAGGATGTGGACGTCGCCATATCCCGCTCCGCGCCGGAGATGGAGGATCAGGAGCCGCTGGTCGAGATCGAGCGGCTTTTCGTGAACCAGATCGCGTCGGCCCGGCGATATATTTACGCGGAGAGCCAATATTTCGCGTCCCGCCGCATTGCCGAGGCCATCGCCGCCCGGCTGGGCGAGGAAGACGGGCCGCAGATCGTCATCGTCAATCCGGAGCAGGCCGATGGCTGGCTGGAGCAGCAGGCGATGGATACCGCGCGTGCGCGCCTGTTCGAGGCGTTGAAGGCGCGGGATGCGCATGGGCGGCTGCGATTATACCATCCCTTCACCGCGCGCGGGGCGCCGATCTATGTCCATGCCAAGATATTGATCGTCGATGACCGGGTGTTGCGGGTCGGGTCGTCCAACATGAACAACCGGTCGATGCGGCTGGATACCGAATGCGACGTGACGATCGATGCGGCGCTGGCGGCCAATGCAGGGCGGGAGGATATGATCCGGGCGATTCGCGACGATCTGGTCGCCGAGCATCTGGACCTGCCGGTCGAACGGGTGGCGGCGGTGATCGCGGAGCGCGGACTGATCGGCGCGATCGACCAGTTGCGGGAAAAGGCGGGGCGGACCCTGCGGCCCTATGTGACGCCGGACTTGAACGATGTTCAGGCCTGGCTGGCGGATAATGAGGCGCTCGATCCCGAAGGGCCGGGCGAAATGCTGGAGCCTGTCGCGGAGCGGGGCCTGTTCCGGCGGATGCGGGGGTGGATGGACCGGGATTGA
- the ubiA gene encoding 4-hydroxybenzoate octaprenyltransferase encodes MASSIVPDSEARGLVARLPDVPRALALLARFDRPIGWWLLFWPGAWAVALAGGAGQHWPLILWLLLGSVAMRGAGCVFNDIVDRDLDRQVARTASRPLASGAVSVKTAWVWLLALCLIGLVVLLQLHLYAQAVSLGSLALVAAYPFMKRITGWPQIWLGLVFSWAALVGWSEVAGSLTLSALGPGLLLYGGCIFWVVGYDTIYALQDREDDALIGIGSSALSMGRHVRGGVTLCYALALALWAGAIWQVRPQGLALAALLPMAVHLGWQVATLKEDGVDPLTKFRSNRFAGLLMFLGCLVVGSA; translated from the coding sequence GTGGCAAGTAGCATCGTTCCCGACAGCGAAGCGCGCGGTCTGGTCGCGCGCCTGCCGGATGTCCCGCGCGCCCTGGCCTTGCTGGCGCGATTCGACCGGCCCATCGGCTGGTGGCTGCTGTTCTGGCCGGGGGCCTGGGCGGTGGCGCTGGCGGGCGGGGCAGGGCAGCACTGGCCGCTGATCCTGTGGCTGCTGCTGGGCAGCGTCGCCATGCGCGGGGCGGGATGCGTGTTCAACGATATCGTCGACCGCGACCTGGACCGGCAGGTGGCGCGGACGGCTTCGCGGCCCCTGGCGAGCGGGGCGGTTTCGGTGAAGACCGCCTGGGTCTGGCTGCTCGCCCTCTGCCTGATCGGGCTGGTGGTTCTGCTGCAACTCCACCTCTACGCGCAGGCCGTTTCGCTGGGGTCGCTGGCGCTGGTGGCTGCTTACCCCTTCATGAAGCGGATCACCGGCTGGCCGCAAATCTGGCTGGGTCTGGTCTTTTCCTGGGCGGCGCTGGTCGGGTGGAGCGAAGTTGCGGGGTCGCTCACCCTCTCGGCATTGGGGCCGGGCCTGCTGCTCTATGGCGGCTGCATCTTCTGGGTGGTAGGCTATGACACCATCTACGCCTTGCAGGACCGGGAGGATGACGCGCTGATCGGCATCGGGTCGAGCGCCCTGTCCATGGGGCGGCACGTGCGCGGCGGGGTGACGCTCTGCTATGCGCTGGCGCTGGCGCTTTGGGCGGGCGCGATCTGGCAGGTCCGGCCGCAGGGGCTGGCGCTGGCGGCGCTGCTGCCGATGGCGGTGCATCTGGGCTGGCAGGTGGCGACCTTGAAGGAGGACGGGGTCGATCCCTTGACGAAATTCCGGTCCAACCGCTTTGCCGGACTGCTCATGTTCCTGGGTTGCCTGGTGGTGGGCAGCGCATGA
- a CDS encoding 16S rRNA (uracil(1498)-N(3))-methyltransferase: MTATPAWPPQSAPRLHVETLLGEGVAVPVDGNPAHYLISVMRVKPDDIVLLFDGRSGEWAAKARDIRKRDLVLEVVSQTKAPENVPDFWLCCAPIKKGRIDLIAEKACELGVAKLQPVLTRRAVVDKLNFDRLHAHLVEAAEQCGRTALPDLSDMVKLDALIRDWPDNRWLFFADETGGEPLADTLKAHPGPAAFLIGPEGGFDPAEREAIRGVAKAVPVSLGPRILRAETAAIAATAAWMTINGDWR; the protein is encoded by the coding sequence ATGACCGCAACCCCCGCCTGGCCGCCGCAAAGCGCGCCACGCCTGCATGTCGAGACCCTGCTGGGCGAGGGCGTCGCCGTGCCCGTCGACGGCAATCCGGCGCATTATCTGATCAGCGTCATGCGGGTGAAGCCCGACGATATCGTCCTGCTGTTCGACGGCCGCTCCGGCGAGTGGGCCGCAAAAGCCCGCGACATCCGCAAGCGCGATCTGGTGCTGGAGGTCGTCAGCCAGACCAAAGCGCCGGAGAACGTGCCCGATTTCTGGCTCTGCTGCGCGCCGATCAAGAAGGGGCGGATCGACCTGATCGCGGAAAAGGCCTGCGAACTGGGCGTGGCGAAGCTCCAGCCCGTGCTCACGCGGCGCGCCGTGGTGGACAAGCTGAATTTCGACCGGCTGCACGCCCATCTGGTCGAGGCGGCCGAACAATGCGGCCGCACCGCCCTGCCCGACCTCAGCGACATGGTGAAGCTGGACGCGCTGATCCGGGACTGGCCGGACAATCGCTGGCTTTTCTTTGCGGATGAGACGGGCGGAGAGCCGCTGGCCGATACGCTGAAGGCCCATCCCGGACCCGCGGCCTTCCTGATCGGTCCCGAAGGCGGCTTCGATCCTGCCGAACGAGAGGCCATTCGCGGGGTGGCGAAAGCCGTCCCGGTTTCGCTGGGGCCGCGCATTTTACGCGCCGAAACCGCCGCCATCGCCGCGACCGCCGCGTGGATGACGATCAACGGTGACTGGCGATGA
- a CDS encoding glutamate--cysteine ligase gives MSTRTDSGGIDPIIESREQLIAAFAKGAKPKDRWRIGTEHEKFVYSRKDHHAPSYDERGGIHTLLIGLTRYGWNPVFEGENIIALSGADGTISLEPAGQLELSGAPLENLHQTCAETSRHLEQVKYVGDMLGLGFLGLGMWPDKSREELPIMPKGRYDIMLRHMPRVGSLGLDMMLRTCTIQTNLDYGSEADMVQKFRVSLALQPLATALFANSPFTEGKPNGFLSYRSHIWSDTDPGRTGMLPFVFEDGFGYERYADYALDVPMYFVYREGRYIDAAGHSFRDFLEGKLAVLPGEKPTEKDWEDHLSTAFPEVRMKSFLEMRGADGGPWNRICALPALWVGLLYDQGALDAAWDLVKGWSMEERQILRDSVPKLALDAPIAGGRKLRDIAGEVLDIARSGLSARARLNASGDNETGYLAPLDEIVASGQTHAERLLARYHEEWKGDLSKIYAEESF, from the coding sequence ATGAGCACCAGAACAGACTCAGGAGGGATCGATCCCATCATCGAGAGCCGCGAGCAACTGATCGCGGCCTTCGCCAAGGGCGCCAAGCCCAAGGACCGATGGCGCATCGGCACGGAACACGAAAAATTCGTCTACAGCCGCAAGGATCATCACGCCCCCAGCTATGACGAGCGCGGCGGCATCCACACGCTGTTGATCGGGTTGACCCGCTATGGCTGGAATCCGGTGTTCGAGGGGGAGAATATCATCGCCCTGTCCGGCGCGGACGGCACCATCAGCCTGGAACCGGCGGGACAACTGGAACTGTCCGGCGCGCCGCTGGAAAATCTGCACCAGACCTGCGCGGAAACCAGCCGCCATCTGGAACAGGTGAAATATGTCGGCGACATGCTGGGCCTGGGCTTCCTGGGCCTGGGCATGTGGCCGGACAAGAGCCGCGAAGAGCTGCCCATCATGCCCAAGGGCCGCTACGACATCATGCTGCGCCATATGCCCCGCGTAGGGTCGCTGGGACTGGACATGATGCTGCGCACCTGCACCATCCAGACCAACCTGGATTATGGCAGCGAGGCGGACATGGTGCAGAAGTTCCGCGTCTCCCTCGCCCTACAGCCGCTGGCGACCGCGCTGTTCGCCAATTCGCCCTTCACGGAGGGCAAGCCCAACGGTTTCCTGTCCTATCGCAGCCATATCTGGTCGGACACCGACCCCGGCCGCACCGGCATGCTGCCCTTCGTGTTCGAGGACGGCTTCGGCTATGAACGCTATGCCGACTATGCGCTCGATGTGCCGATGTATTTCGTCTATCGCGAGGGCCGCTATATCGATGCGGCGGGGCACAGTTTCCGCGACTTCCTCGAAGGCAAGCTGGCCGTGCTTCCCGGCGAGAAGCCGACGGAGAAGGATTGGGAGGACCATCTTTCCACCGCCTTCCCGGAAGTGCGGATGAAGAGCTTCCTGGAGATGCGCGGCGCGGACGGCGGGCCGTGGAACCGCATCTGCGCGCTTCCGGCGCTGTGGGTCGGGCTGCTCTACGACCAAGGCGCGCTCGACGCCGCCTGGGATCTGGTGAAGGGCTGGAGCATGGAGGAACGGCAGATCCTGCGCGATTCCGTGCCGAAACTGGCGTTGGACGCGCCCATCGCAGGCGGGCGCAAGCTGCGCGACATAGCGGGCGAAGTCCTTGACATTGCCCGTAGCGGTCTTTCAGCCCGCGCCCGGCTCAATGCGTCGGGTGACAATGAAACCGGCTATCTCGCTCCGCTGGATGAGATCGTGGCGTCGGGCCAGACCCATGCCGAACGCCTGCTCGCCCGCTACCATGAGGAGTGGAAGGGCGACCTCAGCAAAATCTACGCCGAAGAAAGCTTCTGA